In the Caenorhabditis elegans chromosome X genome, one interval contains:
- the slo-2 gene encoding RCK N-terminal domain-containing protein (Confirmed by transcript evidence), whose product MHDEDNQLGELLARRKASPNGISPAPSTQQILEEVARMQYGEKKNIKHKLQQWFIENPSISARIRSCNVLIKLLTCILYCIRVVNDERSYPDDFPFSEEEAGKQDVTLYKYLLWVDFDFKIWFLQTMFACISMVYTILVFYLSYSGSVVRLLINIHFLLELITSFPFIISIFIPSLTYLYVPVFLNCWLAKGALQAMMNDLNRKSFISSSALFRQLLLLFSVLACLIFTGMCSIEHLQRARGKRIDLFTSFYFVMVTFSTVGYGDWYPDYWASQLCVVILICVALGLIPKQLDELGQTWSERQKSGTDFSSWNGVESHVVVTITTLEVEFIRDFLEEFYAHPENQRIQIVLLSPAELDNQTRMLLKIPLWNNRVHYVRGSSLRDEDLERANVATSKACFILSARHVNRKVATDEHTILRSWAIKDFAPNVKQYVQIFRAETKMHIEHAEVLICEDEFKYALLANNCICPGISTFITLLMHTSRGEEGQKSTEPWHKVYGFHSGNEMYQIKVQDSKFFCEYVGKSFSSTSFHAHKEYGIGLIAVSPDGDTSRMKLNPGSSHIIQPTDTVYYMGLTNEESLTDFRKGIRSQQKRANVASTIANIGTVAVDVPRSDKTELVGRKKKKRKEKAADEIHLIEVGEHVQSSRRPSIAMVTEGKIDSSSDSDQEEICDKCRGPCIQHKLQRTYPQVRTYIGTSNTVCHMMKERRSLCCLKLDEKCAHKSATSAHEYQWRNRPIILAADRTSSGMYNLVIPLRAYYRPVHDLHPIIILLELEEQDSLNDAFLDAISYFPDVYWMKGKVGNLDCLLRAGVSSAEHVVVVKETAVMAEEHTADCNTIITVQKIHRMFPRLRMITELTHATNMRFVQFNPHNAYSLAQSRFEKKERKRGSHMPFMFRLPFAQGGVFSANMLDRLLYQAIIKPFVVDLVRLLLGIDQHSDGGYLTSFVITSDDLWIRNYGRLYQKLCSSVADIPIGIFRTKKMDTKTVSLDLQEQCKDFENTEMGRNKDMYDHVKNRMRLLNIKDTHTFNWKYASRCRSTVLEGSDEKSQISYVIINPAQDLELESGDIVYVIRSPIRKDATNARINPRRGLRRSKNVSETIDSTNQVPTIVIDENNL is encoded by the exons ATGCACGATGAGGACAACCAACTCGGTGAGCTCCTTGCAAGACGGAAAGCTTCACCCAATGGGATTTCACCAGCTCCAAGCACCCAGCAGATTCTTGAAGAAGT tgctCGGATGCAGTATggcgaaaaaaagaacatcAAGCACAAACTTCAGCAATGGTTCATAGAAAACCCCAGTATCA GTGCTCGAATAAGATCCTGCAATGTGTTGATCAAACTATTAACATGTATATTATATTGTATTCGTGTCGTCAATGACGAAAGATCATATCCTGATGACTTTCCATTTTCGGAAGAAGAAGCTGGAAAACAAGATGTCACACTTTA taAATACTTACTATGGGTAGActtcgatttcaaaatttggtttctACAAACAATGTTTGCTTGCATTAGTATGGTTTACACTATTTTGGTGTTTTATCTCAGTTATTCG ggaAGTGTAGTTAGACTGCTCATCAATATTCATTTCTTACTGGAACTCATCACAAGTTTCCCATTCATAATATCg atttttattcCCAGCTTAACCTACTTATACGTTCCGGTGTTTCTCAACTGCTGGCTTGCCAAAGGTGCTCTTCAAGCTATGATG aacgatCTCAATAGAAAATCTTTTATAAGCTCCTCTGCTCTATTTCGTCAACTTTTACTCTTGTTCTCAGTTCTGGCTTGCCTCATTTTTACCGGAATGTGTAGCATTGAACATTTGCAACGTGCTCGTGGAAAAAGAATTGATCTCTTCACATCTTTCTACTTTGTAATGGTCACATTCTCTACAGTTGGCTATGGTGACTGGTATCCAGACTATTGGGCTTCACAATTATGCGTTGTCATTTTGATTTGCGTTGCATTGGGATTGATTCCAAAACAACTAGACGAACTGGGACAAACATGGTCTGAACGTCAGAAATCTGGAACTGACTTTAGTAGTTGGAATGGAGTGGAATCTCATGTTGTTGTGACAATCACTACTTTGGAAGTTGAATTCATTCGTGATTTCTTGGAAGAATTCTACGCCCACCCCGAAAACCAG agaattcaaattgttttgttgtCGCCAGCTGAATTAGACAACCAGACACGAatgcttttgaaaattcctcttTGGAATAACCGGGTTCATTACGTTCGTGGAAGCTCTTTAAGAGATGAAGACTTGGAgag agccaACGTAGCAACATCAAAAGCTTGCTTCATTTTGTCTGCAAGACATGTCAACAGAAAAGTGGCCACAGATGAACACACAATTCTTCGGTCATGGGCTATTAAAGATTTTGCTCCAAATGTCAAGCAATACGTGCAAATATTCAGAGCAGAAACCAAGATGCATATTGAGCACGCAG AAGTCTTAATTTGTGAGGATGAATTTAAATACGCTCTACTTGCAAACAATTGCATCTGCCCGGGAATTTCTACTTTCATCACACTTTTAATGCACACCTCTCGTGGAGA GGAAGGCCAGAAATCTACCGAACCGTGGCACAAAGTCTATGGATTTCATTCTGGAAACGAAATGTACCAGATTAAAGTTCAAGACAGCAAATTTTTCTGTGAGTATGTCGGAAAGTCATTTAGCAGCACAAGTTTCCACGCGCATAAAGA atacGGAATCGGTTTGATTGCCGTTTCTCCGGATGGGGACACTTCACGTATGAAGTTAAACCCAGGATCTTCTCACATCATTCAGCCAACTGATACAGTTTATTATATGGGATTGACCAATGAAGAGTCACTGACAGACTTTAGAAAAGGCATCCGAAGCCAGCAAAAACGTGCAAATGTTGCATCAACTATTGCAAATATTGGAACGGTAGCTGTAGATGTACCAAGATCTGACAAAACCGAGTTAGTTggcagaaaaaagaagaagaggaaggaAAAGGCTGCAGATGAGATCCACTTAATTGAAGTTGGAGAACATGTTCAATCTAGTCGTCGCCCGTCAATTGCAATGGTTACTGAGGGGAAAATTGACAGCTCGTCCGATTCTGATCAAGAAGAGATTTGCGACAAATGCCGTGGACCTTGCATACAACATAAACTTCAGCGTACTTACCCACAAGTGAGAACATACATTGGAACATCTAATACTGTGTGCCACATGATGAAAGAGCGTCGGTCGCTTTGCTGTCTAAAGCTTGATGAAAAATGTGCTCATAAATCTGCTACTTCTGCGCATGAGTACCAATGGAGAAATCGGCCAATTATTCTTGCGGCGGATAGAACCAGCAGTGGCATGTACAATTTAGTTATTCCTCTTCGAGCATACTACAGACCAGTGCATGATTTACATCCGATCATCATTCTTTTGGAGTTGGAAGAGCAAGATTCGTTGAATGATGCATTTTTGGATGCAATCTCATATTTCCCAGATGTTTATTGGATGAAGGGAAAAGTTGGAAA TTTGGATTGCCTTCTCCGAGCTGGTGTAAGCAGTGCGGAGCATGTGGTTGTTGTCAAGGAGACAGCTGTAATGGCAGAGGAGCATACTGCAGATTGTAACACAATTATCACAGTTCAAAAGATTCATCGAATGTTCCCAAGACTTCGAATGATCACTGAATTGACGCATGCGACAAACATGCGATTCGTGCAGTTCAATCCACATAATGCTTATTCATTGGCTCAAtccagatttgaaaaaaaggaacgAAAACGTGGCTCTCATATGCCGTTCATGTTCCGACTACCATTTGCACAAGGAGGTGTTTTTAGTGCTAACATGCTGGATAGATTACTTTATcag GCTATTATCAAACCGTTTGTGGTTGATCTAGTCAGACTTCTTCTTGGAATTGATCAACATAGTGATGGCGGATATTTAACTTCG tttgttATCACATCGGATGACTTATGGATTCGGAATTATGGACGATTGTATCAAAAACTATGCTCCTCTGTGGCTGATATTCCTATCGGTATTTTCAGAACCAAAAAGATGGACACTAAGACG gtatcCCTTGATCTTCAAGAACAATgcaaagattttgaaaacactGAAATGGGAAGAAACAAAGATATGTATGATcatgtgaaaaatcgaatgaGACTTCTTAATATAAAAGACACTCATACTT TCAATTGGAAATATGCTAGCCGGTGCAGATCAACAG tgctCGAAGGAAGCGATGAAAAGTCGCAAATCTCATATGTCATCATCAATCCTGCTCAAGATTTGGAACTAGAGTCCGGAGATATTGT CTACGTAATCAGAAGTCCAATCCGGAAAGATGCAACCAACGCAAGAATTAACCCAAGAAGGGGTCTAAGACGCAGTAAAAATGTTAGTGAAACCATCGATTCAACAAATCAAGTCCCAACAATTGTCATTGATGAGAATAATTTGTAA
- the slo-2 gene encoding RCK N-terminal domain-containing protein (Confirmed by transcript evidence): MSDDTNNRTDRCTMKHRERRVDSCHSLPSDYRIPNKHVARMQYGEKKNIKHKLQQWFIENPSISARIRSCNVLIKLLTCILYCIRVVNDERSYPDDFPFSEEEAGKQDVTLYKYLLWVDFDFKIWFLQTMFACISMVYTILVFYLSYSGSVVRLLINIHFLLELITSFPFIISIFIPSLTYLYVPVFLNCWLAKGALQAMMNDLNRKSFISSSALFRQLLLLFSVLACLIFTGMCSIEHLQRARGKRIDLFTSFYFVMVTFSTVGYGDWYPDYWASQLCVVILICVALGLIPKQLDELGQTWSERQKSGTDFSSWNGVESHVVVTITTLEVEFIRDFLEEFYAHPENQRIQIVLLSPAELDNQTRMLLKIPLWNNRVHYVRGSSLRDEDLERANVATSKACFILSARHVNRKVATDEHTILRSWAIKDFAPNVKQYVQIFRAETKMHIEHAEVLICEDEFKYALLANNCICPGISTFITLLMHTSRGEEGQKSTEPWHKVYGFHSGNEMYQIKVQDSKFFCEYVGKSFSSTSFHAHKEYGIGLIAVSPDGDTSRMKLNPGSSHIIQPTDTVYYMGLTNEESLTDFRKGIRSQQKRANVASTIANIGTVAVDVPRSDKTELVGRKKKKRKEKAADEIHLIEVGEHVQSSRRPSIAMVTEGKIDSSSDSDQEEICDKCRGPCIQHKLQRTYPQVRTYIGTSNTVCHMMKERRSLCCLKLDEKCAHKSATSAHEYQWRNRPIILAADRTSSGMYNLVIPLRAYYRPVHDLHPIIILLELEEQDSLNDAFLDAISYFPDVYWMKGKVGNLDCLLRAGVSSAEHVVVVKETAVMAEEHTADCNTIITVQKIHRMFPRLRMITELTHATNMRFVQFNPHNAYSLAQSRFEKKERKRGSHMPFMFRLPFAQGGVFSANMLDRLLYQAIIKPFVVDLVRLLLGIDQHSDGGYLTSFVITSDDLWIRNYGRLYQKLCSSVADIPIGIFRTKKMDTKTVSLDLQEQCKDFENTEMGRNKDMYDHVKNRMRLLNIKDTHTLLEGSDEKSQISYVIINPAQDLELESGDIVYVIRSPIRKDATNARINPRRGLRRSKNVSETIDSTNQVPTIVIDENNL; the protein is encoded by the exons ATGTCGGACGACACAAATAACAGAACTGACCGATGCACCATGAAGCATCGAGAGCGGCGAGTTGATAGTTGTCATTCATTGCCATCCGATTATAGAATACCAAATAAACATGT tgctCGGATGCAGTATggcgaaaaaaagaacatcAAGCACAAACTTCAGCAATGGTTCATAGAAAACCCCAGTATCA GTGCTCGAATAAGATCCTGCAATGTGTTGATCAAACTATTAACATGTATATTATATTGTATTCGTGTCGTCAATGACGAAAGATCATATCCTGATGACTTTCCATTTTCGGAAGAAGAAGCTGGAAAACAAGATGTCACACTTTA taAATACTTACTATGGGTAGActtcgatttcaaaatttggtttctACAAACAATGTTTGCTTGCATTAGTATGGTTTACACTATTTTGGTGTTTTATCTCAGTTATTCG ggaAGTGTAGTTAGACTGCTCATCAATATTCATTTCTTACTGGAACTCATCACAAGTTTCCCATTCATAATATCg atttttattcCCAGCTTAACCTACTTATACGTTCCGGTGTTTCTCAACTGCTGGCTTGCCAAAGGTGCTCTTCAAGCTATGATG aacgatCTCAATAGAAAATCTTTTATAAGCTCCTCTGCTCTATTTCGTCAACTTTTACTCTTGTTCTCAGTTCTGGCTTGCCTCATTTTTACCGGAATGTGTAGCATTGAACATTTGCAACGTGCTCGTGGAAAAAGAATTGATCTCTTCACATCTTTCTACTTTGTAATGGTCACATTCTCTACAGTTGGCTATGGTGACTGGTATCCAGACTATTGGGCTTCACAATTATGCGTTGTCATTTTGATTTGCGTTGCATTGGGATTGATTCCAAAACAACTAGACGAACTGGGACAAACATGGTCTGAACGTCAGAAATCTGGAACTGACTTTAGTAGTTGGAATGGAGTGGAATCTCATGTTGTTGTGACAATCACTACTTTGGAAGTTGAATTCATTCGTGATTTCTTGGAAGAATTCTACGCCCACCCCGAAAACCAG agaattcaaattgttttgttgtCGCCAGCTGAATTAGACAACCAGACACGAatgcttttgaaaattcctcttTGGAATAACCGGGTTCATTACGTTCGTGGAAGCTCTTTAAGAGATGAAGACTTGGAgag agccaACGTAGCAACATCAAAAGCTTGCTTCATTTTGTCTGCAAGACATGTCAACAGAAAAGTGGCCACAGATGAACACACAATTCTTCGGTCATGGGCTATTAAAGATTTTGCTCCAAATGTCAAGCAATACGTGCAAATATTCAGAGCAGAAACCAAGATGCATATTGAGCACGCAG AAGTCTTAATTTGTGAGGATGAATTTAAATACGCTCTACTTGCAAACAATTGCATCTGCCCGGGAATTTCTACTTTCATCACACTTTTAATGCACACCTCTCGTGGAGA GGAAGGCCAGAAATCTACCGAACCGTGGCACAAAGTCTATGGATTTCATTCTGGAAACGAAATGTACCAGATTAAAGTTCAAGACAGCAAATTTTTCTGTGAGTATGTCGGAAAGTCATTTAGCAGCACAAGTTTCCACGCGCATAAAGA atacGGAATCGGTTTGATTGCCGTTTCTCCGGATGGGGACACTTCACGTATGAAGTTAAACCCAGGATCTTCTCACATCATTCAGCCAACTGATACAGTTTATTATATGGGATTGACCAATGAAGAGTCACTGACAGACTTTAGAAAAGGCATCCGAAGCCAGCAAAAACGTGCAAATGTTGCATCAACTATTGCAAATATTGGAACGGTAGCTGTAGATGTACCAAGATCTGACAAAACCGAGTTAGTTggcagaaaaaagaagaagaggaaggaAAAGGCTGCAGATGAGATCCACTTAATTGAAGTTGGAGAACATGTTCAATCTAGTCGTCGCCCGTCAATTGCAATGGTTACTGAGGGGAAAATTGACAGCTCGTCCGATTCTGATCAAGAAGAGATTTGCGACAAATGCCGTGGACCTTGCATACAACATAAACTTCAGCGTACTTACCCACAAGTGAGAACATACATTGGAACATCTAATACTGTGTGCCACATGATGAAAGAGCGTCGGTCGCTTTGCTGTCTAAAGCTTGATGAAAAATGTGCTCATAAATCTGCTACTTCTGCGCATGAGTACCAATGGAGAAATCGGCCAATTATTCTTGCGGCGGATAGAACCAGCAGTGGCATGTACAATTTAGTTATTCCTCTTCGAGCATACTACAGACCAGTGCATGATTTACATCCGATCATCATTCTTTTGGAGTTGGAAGAGCAAGATTCGTTGAATGATGCATTTTTGGATGCAATCTCATATTTCCCAGATGTTTATTGGATGAAGGGAAAAGTTGGAAA TTTGGATTGCCTTCTCCGAGCTGGTGTAAGCAGTGCGGAGCATGTGGTTGTTGTCAAGGAGACAGCTGTAATGGCAGAGGAGCATACTGCAGATTGTAACACAATTATCACAGTTCAAAAGATTCATCGAATGTTCCCAAGACTTCGAATGATCACTGAATTGACGCATGCGACAAACATGCGATTCGTGCAGTTCAATCCACATAATGCTTATTCATTGGCTCAAtccagatttgaaaaaaaggaacgAAAACGTGGCTCTCATATGCCGTTCATGTTCCGACTACCATTTGCACAAGGAGGTGTTTTTAGTGCTAACATGCTGGATAGATTACTTTATcag GCTATTATCAAACCGTTTGTGGTTGATCTAGTCAGACTTCTTCTTGGAATTGATCAACATAGTGATGGCGGATATTTAACTTCG tttgttATCACATCGGATGACTTATGGATTCGGAATTATGGACGATTGTATCAAAAACTATGCTCCTCTGTGGCTGATATTCCTATCGGTATTTTCAGAACCAAAAAGATGGACACTAAGACG gtatcCCTTGATCTTCAAGAACAATgcaaagattttgaaaacactGAAATGGGAAGAAACAAAGATATGTATGATcatgtgaaaaatcgaatgaGACTTCTTAATATAAAAGACACTCATACTT tgctCGAAGGAAGCGATGAAAAGTCGCAAATCTCATATGTCATCATCAATCCTGCTCAAGATTTGGAACTAGAGTCCGGAGATATTGT CTACGTAATCAGAAGTCCAATCCGGAAAGATGCAACCAACGCAAGAATTAACCCAAGAAGGGGTCTAAGACGCAGTAAAAATGTTAGTGAAACCATCGATTCAACAAATCAAGTCCCAACAATTGTCATTGATGAGAATAATTTGTAA